From the genome of Desulfomonilia bacterium:
TTCGCATATTCCATACACACCGAACTCGGTAACCAATGTACCGGCGCAAAAGTAAACGGACAGATCGTTCCGCTCAAATACAAACTCAAAAGCGGGGATGTTCTGGAAATCCTCAGATCCTCAAAACAGCACCCGAGCAAAGACTGGCTGAGAATAGCTGTAACAACAAGGGCAATCACAAAGATAAGGGCATGGCTGAGAACTCAGGAAACCGAACAGAGTATTGCGCTTGGAAGAGAAATACTTGAAAAGAAGCTCAAAAGCCTGCACATTCGAAAAGATATAGATTACAGCGATCTTGCCCGTGACTTCTCATACAAAAATGAAGATGATTTTTTTGCAGCAATCGGTTTTGGCAGACTGAGCGTTATTCAGATAATACACAAAATCGAACCGGATGCGCCAAAAGAGCAGTTAGAACACCCGAAAACACGTCAGCCCAAGAAGAAGAAACAGGAGGGATCAGGCATAATTGTAAGAGGTGTGGAAGATCTCCTCGTCAGGTATGCAAGGTGCTGCAAACCTATCCCGGGTGATGATATCGTGGGCTTTATTACAAGGGGCCGGGGAATAACGGTCCACAGAAGGAACTGTCCTTATGTAATACCGGAAGATCCCGGCAGGCTTGTCCCGGTCGAGTGGGAAAGTGATGCCAATGAGACCCATGAAATAGACTTTTCCGTCATCTGCGATGACCGGCCAGGCATGCTCAACTCGATCACCACCATCCTGGGCGGTCAGGATATAAATATATCCAGACTCAAAGCAACTTCACTTGCCAACGGAAGCAGTGTCTGCGTCTTCAGAATTATGATAAAAAATCTGGCCGAACTTGAAACCCTGTTCACTAAGATTAAAAAGCTGAGCGGAGTGGAAAAAATTGAAAGGCCTCTGTCCTGACGGGCCAGAAGCCTTTTTCTTTTATTCTGATATATCCAGGTTTAAGCTGCGTGCTTTTTGATTTTTCCTGACTTTATGCACTGAGTGCAGACCTTGACGCTTTTTACACCTTTTTCGGTTTCAATCTTGATCTTCTGAAGGTTGGGCAACCATACTTTTTTCGTTTTGTTGTTGGCATGGCTCACATTGTTTCCTGTCTGTGAACCCTTGCCGCACACTTCGCATACCCTGGCCATAATTTCGCTCCCTTGTTTTAAATATAAAAGATGGTGCCGAAGCCGGGAC
Proteins encoded in this window:
- the rpmB gene encoding 50S ribosomal protein L28, yielding MARVCEVCGKGSQTGNNVSHANNKTKKVWLPNLQKIKIETEKGVKSVKVCTQCIKSGKIKKHAA